The genomic segment TAACCATGTGAAAATGCAACATCAGTTCTTTCTGATATATAATCTTCTACTCGTTTCCATATTTCAATATTATCTTTATTTTTTGTTTGTATTTTTTTACACATAGAACAAATTGGAAGCATTCCCTGAATTGTTGTCTGTATTTCTGCAAAAAGTTTGGATTGGACAATTATGGAAATATAAACAAAAACTGCACCAAGAAAAAAGATAATGCTTACAAATATTTCGCTGACAAGTGAAAAGTTAAAGATAAATGCTGATAATGCAATAATATAGCCATAGAAAAAAAATATCATTAATCCCCTGTGTATCATAAGATATATTTTAATACGTTTTCGCTGGATTTCAGGGATAAACAATATTACATCTATGAATCCTTTTGTTTCTAAAATACAAAAAAGGATAATCATTGCGCCGATAATGATTAATACACAATTTGCAATAGTAACAGGCTGGATATTCATATCTTCAAGAAAATTCCTTTTTGAAGCAGTTGATCTATTTCCCTGATAGCAGTACTGATTTGTTGAATACTTGTAACCTGGTTATTTGAAACAAGAGCTATCTCCTTAATCTGTCTGGATACCTTTGATATATCATTGGAAAGTTTAGAAAATAATTCACAGGTATTAACAGCCAGTTCCCTGCCGATTATAATTTTTTGAGTTGAGTCAGAAATAAGATGCTCAGAACCTTGAGCAGCCTCTGCCGTCTGCCTGGCAAGCTCTTTAACCTCAGAAGCTACAACAGAAAATCCGGCTCCTGCCTCTCCTGCTTTTGATGCTTCAATAGCAGCATTTAAGGCAAGTATGTTTGTTTGAAAAGCAATAGTATGAATTGTTTGAGCAATCCTGGTGGTTTCCCCGGCAGATTCAGATATTTCCCCCATCAGCACTGCCAGTTTATCCATTGAGACTTTTGCACCGGCAACAGCTTTATGAAATTCTTCCATAAACAAACCAGATTGATCTGAATGATCTGCATTTTTATGTGTCATTGAAGCAATATTTTTTAAAGATACATTCAGCAGGCGGCCTGTGTTATCTTCTACCTGATTAAATATCTGCTGAAGGTTATTTACAAGCTGTTCAATCTTTGCCTTTGTTTTTTGAAGATCATTCATTGTGTTTTCTTTTGCTTTAAGAGCAAGAGAAAGGGAGGTAAGGGTTTCTTTTATACCTTTATCGACAAAAAAAAGGGTTACAACCATGCTTAACAAAGGTCCGATAATATTTGCAAGTCTTGTCTGCAGTAATTGTTCAGGGCTTAATGCAAGTGAGGGAAGCTCAAAACCGGCTGTTTTGAGTCTGTATAAAACCAGAATCTCTATCAGCATGATAAATGTCCAGAAAATTGAACTTTTAGAACCTACAAAGGTTGCAGCAAAAACAGGTATTACCAGGTTCCATGAAAGAGCGCTTGAGTCAATGCCTCCGGTCATAAAAGGCAGTAACATGAAATGCCATGCCAGGGCAGCAAAGACCAGATTTCCCGCAAAAGCAAGGGAAGATGTGATCTTAATATAAAATGGCACCATTATTGTTATAAGCATTACTCCTGTCATGCTTAAAGCCAGAATCTGGCTTCCCATATAAAACCATTTTAAAGCATTGGGAATAAAAAAAAGAGGTGAAAGAAATGCATACATTATCAAATACCTTGCCCGGCGGTATTGATCTTCATCCTGTTTTAATATATCTGGGATAAAATTATTTATAAATCCGGTTTTATTCATTGTATTCCCCATTATCCTCACTGCACAATGAGTTTTTAGAGTTTTTAAAAAATAATAGGATCACATTATAATAATTATTAATAAAATACAAAAAAAATTATGTTTGTTAATACTTTATAATGATATAATTAACCTGCTGGATATTCAGGACAGATTAATATTATATCTGTTATCCGCAATTATATAAATCTAATTAAACTGCATTAATACCAGGACATTAAACCACATGGCTCTTTATAAAGAAATTGCTGATCAAATACTGGATAAGATTAACTCAGGGATATATAAACCTGGTGAAAAAATTCCTTCTATCAGGCAGATGGCTTCTGAATTTGGCTGCAACAAACTGACTGTTCAAAAGGCATTTGATACTCTAAAACAAAAAGGGTATCTTGAAAATATGGTTGGAAGCGGTTCTTTTGTTAAATTTCCTGAAAAAATCAGCAGAACAGGGGATATTTTTGATTTTAAAACCTCATATATATCAGAATCATTTTTTCCTTATGAAAAAGCCAGGGATATTTTTACAAGTCTTTTTGATAGTGAAAAAACCCATGCTTTTTCTCCCTCTCCAGTTGAAGGCGATCCAGAATTTTTAAATATTTTAGGACGGTATTATCAGGTTCCTATAAAACAAATGTTTATTATTTCAGGTGCCCAGCAGGGGCTGGATATTATTTCCAAGGTATTTTTAACACATATTTCAGATAATATTCTATTTGAAGATCCTACATATTCTGGTGCAATATCCTTGTTTAAAGCCAGGAATTTTGTCCCCCTGGAATTAGACGGGCCTGACATAAAACTTCTTGATAAAAACCTGTCAGCCCAGATCAAGCTTTTTTATGCCATGCCTGCGGTTCATAATCCCACCGGGATTTCATACAGTCTTGAGAAAAAAGAAAAAATAGCGCAATTATCTAAAAAACACCATTTTTACATTATTGAAGATGATTATCTTTCTGAGTTTAATGAAAACAACCTGCCTCGATTTGTGGATATATGCCCTGAAAAAACCATATATATAAAATCCCTTTCCCAGACCACTGTTTCAGGTATCCGTCTTGGTTTTATGATAGTGCCTGAATCTTTATATGATAAATTTCTTTATACAAAATATTCCTCTGATATTGCATCAACAGGCCTGCTTCAAAAATTTGCAAAAATGTTTATTATTCAGGGATATTATGAAGAATATATAAAAAAGATTCGAAAAACCACGAATAATAGAAAAAAGAAATTAATTCAATTGATAAAAAATTATCCTGGTTTGTCTGTTTCCCTTCCCCAGTCAGGATACAGTTTATGGATTAAATCCAAAAAACCAGTAACTCTTGCCAGTGTACCCTGGACACGAGGAGAGAATTTTTCATTTTCACCTGAATTTAAGAATTATTTTAGACTCTCATTTATGCACATGAATGATAAAACCTTTGAAAAAGGGATAATATATCTTAAAGAGATATTTGGCAGGATATAAAATGTTTTTAGGAAAAACCCCGCAGGGCGGCTAAAACACATGAGAAATCATCTGATTACCGGACTTGGGGGGAGCAAAAGCAGAAGCAAAAATTATTAAAGCGAGGGAATGAAACCCTAAGGATTTTAAAAACCCTTAGGGTTTGAGGGTATCAAAGAAAATGGAGGCTGTTATGAAAAAAATATTTTCAATTGTTATTCCAGGGCTGGCAGTGCTTTTTTTGTTTTACTCAAACATATCTGCTGACCGGGGGATTGAAAGAATAGTAACAGGCAAGGAAAGCCGTTATGCCCTGATTATCGGCAACGGGGCGTATAAAACTGCGCCCTTGAAAAATCCGGTAAATGATTCAAGGGACATGGAACGGACTTTAAAGGAACTTAATTTTGATGTGATTTACAGGGAAAACGCTGATCAGCGGACAATGAAGCAGGCAATCAGCGAGTTTGGGGAAAAGCTGCGCCAGGACAGGGGAACAGGACTTTTTTATTTTGCAGGACACGGTATCCAGGTAAGGGGCAGGAATTACCTGATACCTATTGATGCAAAGATTGAGACTGAATCAGACGCAGAATATGAATCAGTAGATGCAGGCAGGATACTGGGGAAAATGGAGGATGCAGGAAACAAGCTTAATATTGTAATCCTGGATGCGTGCCGCAACAATCCTTTTGCAAGGGGTTTCCGCTCAAATCCTTCAGGACTGGCGGCAATGAGAGGTCCTGTTGGTTCAATTATCGTATATGCCACAGCCGAAAATTCAGTTGCAGCAGACGGCAGTGAAAGAAACGGGTTATTTACCAAATACCTGCTCAGGCATATCAAAACACCAGGGCTTAAAATCCAGGATGTGGTAATGAATACGCGCATTGACGTGGCCCAGGAAAGCGGCAGTAAACAGATTCCCTATGAATATTCCTCCCTGATGGGAAATTTTTATTTTGCAGGAAACGGCGGCAGTGTAATGCCTCCTGCACAAGTACCGGTAACACCCCAGCCTCCTGTCATACCAGTAACCAGTGATGAACTCACCAACTCCCTGGGCATGAAGTTTGTGTATATAGAACCTGGCAGTTTCATGATGGGCAGCCCGGAAAATGAGCCGGGCAGGGATAGTGATGAAACCCGGCACAGGGTAACTCTGACCAAAGGGTTTTACATGCAGACAACGGAAGTAACCCAGGGGCAGTGGAGGGCTGTAATGGGAAGCAGTCCATCGTATTTTAAAAACTGCGGTGATAACTGCCCGGTGGAAACAGTTTCATGGGAATACGTGCAGGAATTTATAAAGAAGCTGAACCGAAAAGAAGGCATTGACAAGTACAGACTGCCGACTGAGGCAGAGTGGGAATATTCGGCAAGGGCAGGAAACAAGACGGCTTTTGCAAACGGTCAGATAACGGAAAAAGAATGCGGCAAAGAGCCAAATCTGGATAAAATGGGCTGGTACTGCGGAAATGCTGGAAGTAAAACACATCCTGTCGGGCAAAAGAAGCCTAATGACTGGGGGCTGTATGACATGCATGGGAATGTCTATGAGTGGTGCATGGACTGGAAAAGTGATTATCCATCTGGTGATGTTATTGATCCTGCTGGACCATCAGAGGGATCGTCCCGGGTCTATCGGGGCGGTGCTTGGAGCCGCTACGCTCAGAGCTGCCGGTCGGCGAATCGGAGCAGCAATTTGCCCGGCAAACGCAACAGCCGCCTCGGTTTCCGCCTTCTGAGGCAGCCTTAGTATCCCTTTGCGCTTTTACCCTTTGATGCTTTTGAATATTAAATTTTGACCTTCGACCCGATTTCAAACTGCCGGAATATCCAGGTAAAAGGTGGTTCCCTGACCTGGTTTTGATTCAACCTTTATGGTTCCGTTGTGTTTATTTATGATCCCGTTTACAATAGACAGGCCAAGCCCTGTTCCAGTATCCTTTGTTGTATAAAATGCTGTAAATATTCGTTCCAGGTCTTCTTCAGGTATGCCGGGGCCTGTGTCTTTTATGGAAATGCAGATACTGCCGTGCTTTTTTTCTCCAGTAATCCATAATTCTCCAGTTCCCTTCATGGCTTGAACCGCGTTAAGGATCAGGTTAAGAAAAACCTGTTTCAGACCGCTTATATCACATCTGGCAATTAAAGGGGATGACCATTGCTTGTGAACTATAATGCCGTATTTAATTGAATTATGAGCCAGCATAAGAGTGCTTTCCAAAGCTTCGCTTACATCGCATATTACTGGTTTAAAATTATCCTTTACTTTGGAAAAATTTCTAATATTGCCCATAAGAGAACGTACCTGCTCTACCCCGTTTCTAATAATATCGTGATGTTTTTTCATTTTTTGGCGGAGAATATCAGGCCTGGTTTGTTCATTCAATGCTTCCATTTGTGCATTAACTAAATCAGGGATTTTTAAATTATCAAATATTGTTTTATATGTGTCGAAAAACTGCCACATCTTATCTGATGATAATCTGTTTAATTCTGCTGCACCCACAATTGCAGAAAGGGGATTGTTGATCTCATGGATCATGCCTGCTGCAATCTGGCCTATGGTTGCAATCTTTTCATTTTTTAAATACTGCTCCTGTTTTTTTACGCTCTCAAATACTTCTGAAGATGTTTCAAGCAGCAGTGTCAATAATTTAAGTTTTTCACTGCAGACAGATTTATGGGAGTCAAGTACCAGGATAAAAAGATTTCCTGCCATATCTTTTAAAGGAACAACCATTATTTCTTCAATCCATGAAATAGCCTTAATGCCTGTAAGCTGGTTTGATATTTTCTGCTTAAATATCTCAATCTCATTAAATGATAATTCAGAAGATATAATCTCCACATTAACATTTTCTTTATCCAGCCTGGCAATAAAACCTTTATGTGCCCCGATAAAACTGAGAACCTCATTTAAAATAGCTGATAAAACCCCTCTTAAAGATGAAATGCTGAGGGTTTTCAGCCGCCTGACGGAAGTTAAAAGCTGTTCAAGATAAATTCTATGTCTTTCTGCCCTGAATTCAAGATTCCATTTTCTGGTAAGAGCCAGGGCAAACTGCCGGATTTCATCAGGGTCAAAAGGTTTTTTCAGATACAGAAGTTTTTGCGGGCTGCCTACTTTTTTTACAATCTCCATGCGTTCCTTATCTGAATAAGCAGTAACAATAACAATTTCAATATTTTTATCTATCTGGCGGATTTTCTGGGCAGTTTCAAGGCCGTCCCAGCCTGGAGGCATTCGAATGTCAATAAATGCAAGAGCAAAAGGTTTTTCTTCCTGTATGGCTTTTTCAACCTTTTTAAACCCTTCTTCACCTTGAAGTGCTGTTGTCAGTTCATAGGATTCAGGAATTGATTCTTTTGCAGGGAAAGGGTTTCCGAATAATTCAGCCTCCAAAGCTGCTGCTTTTTTCTCAAGTGAGGCTAAAGCTTTTTGTTCAGGCAGAAGGATCAGCATATAATCCTTGATTATGGATTCTTCATCATCAATTACTATAATACGTTTATTCATCCAGATACTCCTTCAGATACAGGTAATTTTATAATTACCCGGACACCTTTTTCATTTTCCCTGTTTGTTAGTTCAATATACCCGTTTTGTGCCCTTATATAGTTTGCAGAATCATGCAGACCAAAACCTGTTTCCCTTCCTTTTGTTGAAAAATTATATCTGAAAACCTTGTTCTGGATATTTTTATCAACACCTGTGCCAGTATCTGATATAACTATCCTGACATATTCTTGATTGTCCTGCTGTTCAACTGAGGTGATAAAGCTTATTTTTTTCTCATTTTCAGAACCAGCAGAATCTATTGATTCATAAGCATTTTTTATTATATTGATAAAAATCTGTATCATTTTATTCTTGTCCAGGTAAAGCTGCGGAATATCCCCTAATTTGAATTCTGTTTTAATTTTACGATTAATAAGGGAATCAGACAGCATTTCCTCAGCATCTTTAATCAGGTCGTTAATATTTACTCTGGATTCAAACCCCCTCAGGCCTGCATATTTTTGTTGAACAGATATGATTTCAATAATATGATCCAGCCCTTTTCTTATAAAATCCAGGTCTTCTTTAAGCAGATTATTCTTTTCTTTTATAATATCAATTATTGCAGCAAAAAAAGTACATAATTGTATTCTTTTATTATTTGAGGTTTCATCCATTGACTTTATAAAATCTTTATCATTAAGCACAGTGCATATTTTTTCAAGGGATTGAACCTCATGGGTGGTGATTGATCTTTCCAGGCCGCAGGTTCTGACGTTTATGGAATTAACAGCATTGCCGATATTATGAAGAACAGAAACAGCAAGTTCTGCCATACCTGCCTGGTGAGCGTTTTGTGCCAGTTGAAACTGGGTCTCTTCAAGGCTTTGAATTGCACTGTATAGTTCTTCATTAGCTGTTTTTAAATCCAGGGTTTTTTCGTCAACCATCCTTTCAAGATTCTCAGTATATTGTTTCAGCTCTTTTTCCATTGCAGCTATTTGTGTTATATCACGTATAAGAGCTAAAATACATAGTTTATCATCATAGCGTATTAATCTCAGGGCAAGGCTGACTGGAAATATTCT from the Desulfonema limicola genome contains:
- a CDS encoding SUMF1/EgtB/PvdO family nonheme iron enzyme is translated as MKKIFSIVIPGLAVLFLFYSNISADRGIERIVTGKESRYALIIGNGAYKTAPLKNPVNDSRDMERTLKELNFDVIYRENADQRTMKQAISEFGEKLRQDRGTGLFYFAGHGIQVRGRNYLIPIDAKIETESDAEYESVDAGRILGKMEDAGNKLNIVILDACRNNPFARGFRSNPSGLAAMRGPVGSIIVYATAENSVAADGSERNGLFTKYLLRHIKTPGLKIQDVVMNTRIDVAQESGSKQIPYEYSSLMGNFYFAGNGGSVMPPAQVPVTPQPPVIPVTSDELTNSLGMKFVYIEPGSFMMGSPENEPGRDSDETRHRVTLTKGFYMQTTEVTQGQWRAVMGSSPSYFKNCGDNCPVETVSWEYVQEFIKKLNRKEGIDKYRLPTEAEWEYSARAGNKTAFANGQITEKECGKEPNLDKMGWYCGNAGSKTHPVGQKKPNDWGLYDMHGNVYEWCMDWKSDYPSGDVIDPAGPSEGSSRVYRGGAWSRYAQSCRSANRSSNLPGKRNSRLGFRLLRQP
- a CDS encoding ATP-binding protein; protein product: MNKRIIVIDDEESIIKDYMLILLPEQKALASLEKKAAALEAELFGNPFPAKESIPESYELTTALQGEEGFKKVEKAIQEEKPFALAFIDIRMPPGWDGLETAQKIRQIDKNIEIVIVTAYSDKERMEIVKKVGSPQKLLYLKKPFDPDEIRQFALALTRKWNLEFRAERHRIYLEQLLTSVRRLKTLSISSLRGVLSAILNEVLSFIGAHKGFIARLDKENVNVEIISSELSFNEIEIFKQKISNQLTGIKAISWIEEIMVVPLKDMAGNLFILVLDSHKSVCSEKLKLLTLLLETSSEVFESVKKQEQYLKNEKIATIGQIAAGMIHEINNPLSAIVGAAELNRLSSDKMWQFFDTYKTIFDNLKIPDLVNAQMEALNEQTRPDILRQKMKKHHDIIRNGVEQVRSLMGNIRNFSKVKDNFKPVICDVSEALESTLMLAHNSIKYGIIVHKQWSSPLIARCDISGLKQVFLNLILNAVQAMKGTGELWITGEKKHGSICISIKDTGPGIPEEDLERIFTAFYTTKDTGTGLGLSIVNGIINKHNGTIKVESKPGQGTTFYLDIPAV
- a CDS encoding methyl-accepting chemotaxis protein, whose product is MNKTGFINNFIPDILKQDEDQYRRARYLIMYAFLSPLFFIPNALKWFYMGSQILALSMTGVMLITIMVPFYIKITSSLAFAGNLVFAALAWHFMLLPFMTGGIDSSALSWNLVIPVFAATFVGSKSSIFWTFIMLIEILVLYRLKTAGFELPSLALSPEQLLQTRLANIIGPLLSMVVTLFFVDKGIKETLTSLSLALKAKENTMNDLQKTKAKIEQLVNNLQQIFNQVEDNTGRLLNVSLKNIASMTHKNADHSDQSGLFMEEFHKAVAGAKVSMDKLAVLMGEISESAGETTRIAQTIHTIAFQTNILALNAAIEASKAGEAGAGFSVVASEVKELARQTAEAAQGSEHLISDSTQKIIIGRELAVNTCELFSKLSNDISKVSRQIKEIALVSNNQVTSIQQISTAIREIDQLLQKGIFLKI
- a CDS encoding PLP-dependent aminotransferase family protein, whose product is MALYKEIADQILDKINSGIYKPGEKIPSIRQMASEFGCNKLTVQKAFDTLKQKGYLENMVGSGSFVKFPEKISRTGDIFDFKTSYISESFFPYEKARDIFTSLFDSEKTHAFSPSPVEGDPEFLNILGRYYQVPIKQMFIISGAQQGLDIISKVFLTHISDNILFEDPTYSGAISLFKARNFVPLELDGPDIKLLDKNLSAQIKLFYAMPAVHNPTGISYSLEKKEKIAQLSKKHHFYIIEDDYLSEFNENNLPRFVDICPEKTIYIKSLSQTTVSGIRLGFMIVPESLYDKFLYTKYSSDIASTGLLQKFAKMFIIQGYYEEYIKKIRKTTNNRKKKLIQLIKNYPGLSVSLPQSGYSLWIKSKKPVTLASVPWTRGENFSFSPEFKNYFRLSFMHMNDKTFEKGIIYLKEIFGRI